A stretch of Thermomicrobiales bacterium DNA encodes these proteins:
- a CDS encoding YihY/virulence factor BrkB family protein, producing the protein MRLPAVPSGVRNQYDRAHSFVTSNPIYRAYMSFLSHDGTIYAAAITYFALLSLIPFVIFLVAVISFFIRDPDLQLRITNSIIAYLPADANLDKPIASAVESVANIQSTVLAIPAIIGAAWTASGFFGALRRSLNRAFDVAVRPSMVHARLKDLASVLGLSLLLLSSTILTITVGILRTRAFGRFDLLYSDRLWSIFFAALPVALSFLTFLLIFRWVPQHGLGLRDIWIGALFSAIGLEFLTRVFAWFVAVVADNDGVYGALGGLISFLGLIYFAAMIVILAAEVTRELAIRRAVDSADHVPDPHAPGSE; encoded by the coding sequence ATGCGCCTTCCTGCAGTGCCCTCCGGGGTGCGGAATCAGTACGACCGGGCGCACTCGTTCGTCACGTCCAACCCGATCTATCGCGCATACATGAGCTTTCTGTCTCATGACGGCACCATTTACGCAGCAGCGATTACCTATTTCGCGCTGCTGTCACTGATCCCGTTCGTCATCTTTCTGGTCGCAGTTATCAGTTTTTTCATTCGCGATCCTGATTTGCAGCTGCGGATCACCAACAGCATCATTGCGTATCTTCCGGCTGATGCGAATCTGGATAAGCCGATTGCGAGTGCCGTCGAATCGGTCGCAAATATTCAGAGTACGGTCTTGGCGATTCCAGCCATCATTGGTGCAGCCTGGACAGCCAGCGGTTTCTTCGGCGCGTTGCGTCGTTCGCTCAATCGCGCGTTCGATGTCGCGGTACGGCCATCGATGGTCCATGCGCGGCTGAAGGATCTGGCGTCGGTGCTTGGTCTATCACTACTCTTGTTGTCCTCAACGATCCTGACCATCACTGTCGGTATTTTGCGAACGCGAGCATTCGGCCGGTTCGATTTGCTGTATTCTGACCGGCTCTGGTCAATCTTCTTTGCAGCGCTCCCGGTTGCATTGTCGTTCCTCACCTTCCTGCTCATCTTTCGCTGGGTTCCTCAGCATGGGCTCGGATTGCGCGATATCTGGATTGGCGCGCTATTCTCGGCAATCGGGCTGGAATTTCTCACACGTGTATTTGCCTGGTTTGTTGCGGTGGTTGCCGACAATGATGGGGTCTACGGCGCGCTAGGCGGACTGATCTCGTTCCTCGGCCTCATCTACTTCGCCGCCATGATTGTGATCCTGGCTGCCGAGGTCACCCGCGAGCTTGCTATACGCCGGGCCGTTGACTCCGCCGACCATGTTCCCGATCCACACGCGCCCGGCTCGGAGTAA
- a CDS encoding flippase-like domain-containing protein, whose protein sequence is MTRALRNPRFWIGILASIVALIIVARGVNRNEVAEAFRDAHYWMLIPAVSLAVFSLVTRGYRWQALFHPLRPPVGELFGIMMIGYTVTAVLPLRLGDFARIYLLSRLKGFRTLQVAATIIVERLLDVSTVIVIMACLIPFVPLPYEARVGMGIGLAAVVLIGLAIGISWVQRDAIQRVLARRSSATGGRLWAKIEDFSGAAIDGFSVLGSIRATGAAGLLSLVTWLTGGLTMWAMLRAFDLPSSLSAALFILTMSALSMVIPSSPGFVGVYHAVLVEALVTVYDAPRGPAVSFAILTHLVMFLPPVILGVGYLIKEHQIWDALLRWGQNDPESTPDEANSGQLVD, encoded by the coding sequence ATGACGCGCGCATTGCGCAACCCGCGATTCTGGATCGGGATACTCGCCAGCATTGTCGCGCTTATTATCGTCGCACGCGGCGTCAATCGGAATGAGGTCGCGGAGGCGTTTCGTGACGCTCATTACTGGATGCTCATTCCAGCTGTTTCGCTGGCTGTTTTCTCACTCGTGACTCGCGGATATCGCTGGCAGGCGCTCTTCCATCCGCTTCGTCCGCCGGTCGGGGAACTCTTCGGCATCATGATGATCGGCTACACCGTGACGGCGGTGCTGCCGTTGCGGCTGGGCGACTTCGCGCGGATCTACTTGCTCAGTCGACTGAAGGGTTTCCGAACGCTCCAGGTGGCGGCGACAATCATTGTCGAGCGTTTGCTCGATGTTTCGACCGTGATCGTCATCATGGCTTGCCTGATCCCGTTTGTGCCGCTGCCGTACGAGGCACGTGTGGGCATGGGTATCGGTCTTGCTGCTGTTGTGCTGATCGGTCTGGCCATCGGCATCAGTTGGGTGCAGCGCGACGCAATCCAACGTGTGCTCGCACGCCGTAGCAGCGCGACTGGCGGCCGCTTGTGGGCGAAGATCGAAGATTTCTCGGGGGCGGCGATCGACGGCTTCAGCGTGCTTGGATCAATTCGCGCGACCGGAGCTGCCGGTTTGCTCTCACTGGTGACCTGGCTAACCGGTGGGCTGACGATGTGGGCCATGTTGCGCGCCTTCGATCTGCCCAGCTCGCTGTCGGCGGCGCTCTTCATCCTGACCATGTCGGCCCTGTCGATGGTCATCCCATCGTCGCCCGGCTTCGTGGGCGTCTACCACGCTGTCCTCGTCGAGGCGCTGGTAACCGTCTACGATGCGCCGCGCGGCCCGGCGGTGTCTTTCGCCATCCTGACGCATCTGGTGATGTTCCTGCCGCCGGTAATTCTCGGCGTGGGGTATCTCATCAAGGAGCATCAGATCTGGGATGCGCTGCTGCGCTGGGGGCAGAACGACCCGGAGTCGACTCCTGATGAAGCGAACTCCGGCCAGCTAGTCGACTGA
- a CDS encoding endonuclease domain-containing protein, with protein sequence MDRRETTSGRIRGIRRSNDGMARVLWQRMTPAEECLWQSLRGRQVANLKFRRQHPLGPYIVDFCCPEIRLIIEIDGEVHETQREYDAGRTETIEHYGYRVIRFTNDDVLHRHGWVLDTILNLISTPSERQP encoded by the coding sequence ATGGATCGGCGGGAGACCACAAGCGGACGGATTCGGGGGATTCGCCGCAGCAACGATGGCATGGCGCGTGTGCTCTGGCAGCGGATGACACCGGCCGAGGAGTGCTTGTGGCAGAGTCTTCGTGGGCGACAAGTGGCTAACCTGAAGTTCCGCCGCCAACATCCGCTCGGCCCATACATCGTTGACTTCTGTTGTCCCGAAATTCGTCTGATTATCGAGATTGACGGGGAGGTACACGAAACACAAAGAGAATACGACGCAGGCCGAACTGAGACTATTGAGCATTACGGCTACCGCGTCATCCGCTTCACCAATGATGATGTCTTACATCGCCACGGCTGGGTACTGGATACCATCCTGAACCTGATATCTACGCCATCCGAACGGCAGCCATAA
- a CDS encoding metal-dependent hydrolase: MTADKQEQQEQAPEVTLRYIGHSAFTLESDGKVIAIDPFITGNPVATITADDIQPDVILLTHAHDDHVGDTVKLADKTGCPVVAQVELSGYLAGKGCETITPNYGGTAAFDGGTVKLTPAWHTSHHSEGGPLGQPCGLIVRFAGKTIYFAGDTALFLDMQLIGDEGIDVAILPIGDFFTMGPDDAVKATRFVRPKVVIPCHYNTFPPIKQDPEEFRKKVEEQTSAKCVVMAPGESWTVTLQE, from the coding sequence ATGACAGCGGACAAGCAGGAACAGCAGGAGCAAGCGCCGGAAGTAACCTTGCGCTACATCGGTCACTCAGCGTTCACGCTGGAATCCGACGGCAAGGTGATTGCCATTGATCCGTTCATCACCGGCAATCCGGTGGCGACGATCACCGCCGACGATATCCAGCCGGATGTCATCCTCCTGACTCACGCCCACGACGACCATGTCGGCGACACGGTCAAGCTGGCCGACAAGACCGGTTGTCCCGTCGTCGCTCAGGTTGAGCTCAGCGGCTACCTGGCCGGCAAGGGCTGCGAGACAATCACACCGAACTACGGCGGCACGGCGGCGTTCGATGGCGGCACGGTCAAGCTCACACCGGCCTGGCACACCTCGCACCACTCCGAAGGCGGTCCGCTTGGCCAGCCATGTGGCTTGATCGTGCGCTTCGCCGGCAAGACGATCTATTTCGCCGGTGACACGGCTCTGTTCCTCGACATGCAGCTCATCGGCGATGAGGGTATCGACGTCGCCATTCTGCCGATCGGTGACTTCTTCACAATGGGTCCCGACGATGCGGTCAAGGCGACGCGCTTCGTGCGGCCCAAGGTTGTTATTCCGTGTCACTACAACACCTTCCCGCCGATCAAGCAGGATCCTGAAGAGTTTCGCAAGAAGGTTGAAGAGCAGACCAGCGCGAAGTGCGTCGTGATGGCACCGGGCGAGTCGTGGACGGTGACGCTCCAGGAATAA
- a CDS encoding amidohydrolase, with the protein MPADVIYTNGTIYTIDRANPRAEAMATFRDRILAVGSADEIDALKGPETKVIDLGGRVLMPGLNDNHCHPPMYGANLQLVDATAQSVSSIAEIAERFGAAAAAAAPDAWIHGWGYDDTRVAEMRHPTRYDLDAVVGDRPAYLTRTCGHIGVASSAALRLAGITRDTPNPQGGEIDHDEQGEPTGVLRETAQQLVRSLVPPPTKDDIKRNLIVAGKKYLSMGITSWADASIRRSDELMAYQELREAGELPVRTYTMMLIHDTLDALAALGIKTGFGDEWLRIGPAKVFQDGSGGGRTAAMSFPYPDEPDNYGIQVYTQDELDDAFLRAAAAGFQCCAHAIGDRAIEMIIDAMDKALQAHPQEDARWRIEHCGLLRDDLLDRMVELKLIAVPQPSFIHYLGDSYIRNFSRQTLELSYPTRDWLDRGILAIGSSDAPVTPAEPWVGIRAAVTRLTLDGDKMGPEQGVSVAEALEMYTINGARGSFEEAIKGTLVAGKLADAIVLDRDPFSVDPEQLHEVQVDMTMSGGNIVFER; encoded by the coding sequence ATGCCAGCAGACGTTATCTATACAAACGGAACAATCTACACGATCGATCGCGCAAACCCGCGCGCCGAAGCGATGGCGACCTTCCGCGATCGCATTCTGGCCGTCGGGAGTGCCGATGAGATTGACGCGCTGAAGGGGCCGGAGACGAAGGTCATCGACCTTGGCGGTCGCGTGTTGATGCCCGGTCTCAACGACAACCATTGCCACCCGCCAATGTACGGCGCAAACCTGCAGCTCGTCGATGCGACGGCGCAGTCGGTCTCGTCGATCGCCGAGATCGCGGAGCGCTTCGGCGCTGCCGCCGCCGCTGCCGCGCCCGACGCCTGGATTCACGGCTGGGGCTACGACGATACGCGCGTCGCCGAAATGCGCCACCCGACGCGCTACGATCTCGACGCCGTTGTCGGCGACCGTCCCGCATACCTGACCCGTACCTGTGGCCACATCGGTGTCGCCTCCAGCGCTGCACTGAGGCTGGCTGGCATCACCCGCGACACGCCGAACCCGCAGGGCGGCGAGATCGACCACGACGAGCAAGGCGAGCCGACCGGCGTTCTGCGCGAGACGGCGCAGCAACTGGTGCGCAGCCTCGTGCCGCCGCCGACGAAGGACGACATCAAGCGCAACCTCATCGTCGCCGGTAAGAAGTACCTCTCGATGGGCATCACTTCGTGGGCCGACGCCAGCATCCGTCGCTCCGACGAGCTGATGGCCTATCAGGAGCTGCGCGAGGCCGGCGAGCTGCCCGTGCGCACCTACACGATGATGCTGATCCACGACACGCTCGACGCACTTGCAGCGCTCGGCATCAAGACCGGCTTCGGCGACGAGTGGCTGCGGATTGGCCCGGCCAAGGTCTTCCAGGATGGTTCGGGTGGCGGCCGCACCGCCGCGATGTCGTTCCCGTATCCGGATGAACCGGACAATTACGGCATTCAGGTCTACACGCAGGACGAGCTCGACGACGCCTTCCTGCGTGCCGCTGCCGCCGGTTTCCAGTGCTGCGCCCATGCTATCGGCGATCGCGCCATCGAGATGATCATCGACGCGATGGACAAGGCGCTCCAGGCGCACCCGCAAGAGGATGCGCGCTGGCGGATTGAGCACTGCGGCCTGCTGCGCGACGACCTGCTCGATCGCATGGTCGAGCTGAAGCTCATCGCCGTGCCGCAGCCGTCGTTCATTCACTATCTCGGCGACTCGTACATTCGCAACTTCTCGCGGCAGACGCTTGAGCTGTCCTACCCGACCCGTGACTGGCTGGATCGCGGCATCCTGGCAATCGGCTCGTCCGATGCGCCGGTCACTCCGGCAGAGCCGTGGGTTGGCATCCGCGCTGCGGTAACGCGCTTAACGCTCGATGGTGACAAGATGGGGCCGGAGCAGGGCGTGTCCGTCGCCGAGGCGCTGGAGATGTATACGATCAACGGTGCACGCGGATCGTTCGAGGAAGCGATCAAGGGTACGCTGGTCGCCGGAAAGCTGGCGGACGCCATCGTGCTCGATCGCGATCCGTTCTCGGTTGATCCCGAGCAGCTCCACGAAGTTCAGGTTGACATGACGATGTCGGGCGGGAATATCGTGTTCGAGCGTTAG
- a CDS encoding amidohydrolase: MLVWDRDRSPSVGDVIFVNGHVLTGELESSNATGVAIRVGKVAAVGSDADVLAWRAPGVEIVDLAGRTVAPGMNDAHCHPLYTGAAMHNIDAGTPPNRTVADIVAKIAERARATPSGDWVQARGYDQARLDDQRHPTRDDLDPVSPDNPVVVVRACGHIGVANSRALALAGITAATDDPPGGTIDRDEHGEPTGVLREAALQMVQSQIPPLTVEQMKELLLLAGQDFLSKGVTSWAEAGVRTPEHMRAYIELRNDGRLPLRTYLMMMIDETLDNLISLGIKTGFGDAWLRIGPAKFFLDGSIGGRTARMSQPYLGEETNVGLWMDDDIDAVKARFIKAHNAGFQCCAHAIGDAAISLLLDAYEEALAETPRPDHRHRIEHCSIIDYDLVQRIQRVGAVPIPGTTFLYAFKDAYLQNLGRDRIRYAYGMNTFYEHGIVAAASTDAPVVDTSAVIGLQTMMTRRAEDGDVIWAEEAVSLNEAVRAYTWNGAYASFEEDIKGSFAPGKLGDAVVFETDISSVEPGEVGSVKVDMTVADGRVVYSR, from the coding sequence ATGCTGGTTTGGGATCGTGATCGCTCGCCGTCTGTCGGCGATGTTATCTTCGTGAATGGCCATGTGCTGACCGGCGAGCTGGAGTCGAGCAACGCGACCGGCGTCGCGATCCGCGTCGGCAAGGTCGCCGCAGTAGGCTCCGATGCGGATGTGCTGGCCTGGCGCGCTCCGGGCGTTGAGATCGTGGATCTGGCGGGTCGCACCGTCGCCCCCGGCATGAACGATGCCCACTGCCACCCGCTCTATACCGGCGCTGCGATGCACAACATCGACGCCGGCACACCGCCGAACCGTACGGTCGCTGACATCGTCGCGAAGATCGCCGAGCGCGCGCGCGCGACACCCTCGGGCGACTGGGTGCAGGCACGCGGTTACGATCAGGCGCGGCTCGATGACCAGCGCCACCCGACCCGCGATGATCTCGACCCGGTGTCGCCGGATAATCCCGTTGTCGTCGTTCGTGCCTGTGGCCATATCGGCGTCGCCAATTCGCGGGCCCTGGCGCTGGCTGGCATTACCGCCGCGACCGATGACCCGCCGGGCGGCACAATCGACCGCGACGAGCACGGCGAGCCCACCGGCGTTCTGCGCGAAGCGGCGCTGCAGATGGTCCAATCCCAGATTCCGCCGCTGACCGTCGAACAGATGAAGGAGCTGCTGCTCCTCGCCGGGCAGGATTTCCTGTCCAAGGGTGTCACGAGCTGGGCCGAGGCGGGTGTCCGCACGCCAGAGCACATGCGCGCCTACATCGAGCTGCGTAACGATGGCCGCCTTCCGCTGCGAACCTACCTGATGATGATGATTGACGAGACGCTCGATAATCTCATCTCGCTCGGCATCAAGACCGGATTCGGCGATGCGTGGCTGCGGATCGGACCGGCGAAGTTCTTCCTCGATGGCTCGATCGGCGGTCGCACGGCGCGCATGTCGCAGCCGTACCTTGGAGAAGAGACGAACGTCGGTCTCTGGATGGACGACGACATCGACGCCGTCAAGGCGCGCTTCATCAAAGCTCATAACGCCGGATTCCAGTGCTGCGCGCACGCGATCGGCGACGCCGCGATCTCGCTGCTGCTCGACGCCTACGAAGAAGCACTAGCCGAAACGCCACGTCCCGACCATCGTCACCGCATTGAACACTGCTCAATTATCGACTACGACCTGGTCCAACGCATCCAGCGCGTCGGTGCGGTGCCGATCCCCGGCACGACGTTCCTCTACGCCTTCAAGGACGCCTACCTGCAAAACCTCGGACGCGACCGCATCCGCTACGCCTACGGGATGAATACCTTCTACGAGCACGGCATCGTTGCTGCAGCTTCGACCGATGCTCCGGTCGTCGACACGAGCGCCGTCATCGGCCTGCAGACGATGATGACCCGCCGCGCCGAAGATGGCGATGTCATCTGGGCTGAAGAGGCTGTCTCGCTCAACGAAGCCGTGCGCGCCTACACCTGGAACGGTGCCTACGCATCGTTCGAGGAAGACATCAAGGGCTCGTTCGCGCCCGGCAAGCTCGGTGATGCCGTGGTCTTCGAGACCGACATCTCCAGTGTCGAACCGGGTGAAGTCGGGTCGGTGAAGGTCGACATGACGGTCGCAGATGGGCGGGTGGTGTATTCGCGGTAG